TAACACACTTATCAGCGTTACACACGCAGCAGTCGCGCAGAGGAAGCATATGAAATGTTCAACTGCCTTTTTGAAATTCCGCCCAATGTCCGCAAAATGAAAGGGCACCATTTTGGCACCTTAAAACCCGTTTGTTCACGAAGTGCCAGGGGAGTTAAACTTTGCTGTGAAAAATGAGAGGATAAAAAACAACGCGAATgagtttttccaaaatgaaaactgATAAGTTCGCTTTTTTAACCCCGCAGAAATGTCCACGCCTCTAACTCGGGTCACATTTTAATATGCACAAATTTGGACAATATTTCCAATATGAGTTCAGTTTACATTTGGGGGTGTTTTCTTTGATGGAATACCATTTATGTTGCTGCAGCAGTAGGGGATGCTACACGCACTGGTCTTTAGCACGTTTGCGTTCCATTGTTCTCACGCGAATTGTTTCCCACGTGAGTTCTTCTTACAAGAGCAAGGGTAACGGGGGGGGACACTGTACCACTTTATCCCGATTTCCGGTATGACATCGCGCCGCGTATCAACAAACACGTGCACACAAGTCTAAATTGTGTATTCATTATTCCGTCATTTTGCTGTCATTTCGCCGCCCTTTTTTCGCAACTCATTTTAGTTAAAACGAATGGCAAACAGTTGCCTCAAAAggcgccccttttttttcatcccccaACTTGCAACTTTGCAACTGTGCAACTATGCAACTGTTCATCTGTGCAACTGTGCAACTGTTCATCTGTGCCACTGTTCATCTGTGCAACTTCGAAATGGCGAATCGGCCCCTCGCGTTGCTCCCCGACCTTTGCTAGCTCcctccttaattttttccccctcgaaTGAACCCGCgcaccaaatggaaaaacttGCACATCGAaatttcccaattttttgcgCCAACATGGCAAAGCGAAAAATCGTTACAACATGGAATGACAAACGTCACCGCGAGTGGTGAGTCCACACCTTTCGTCCTAATGATACATGCGATACCTCGTTATAAAGTTGttacacgaaaaaaaaaattaaaaaaaaataataaaaatctCGTCATTGTGTTCCATTTTAAAGGCAAACTTTAACAATgttatgaaattttttttttttttcccgttcccCTTCGATATGACCGCCATaccaaaagagaaaaaaaatgatattcaAAAGGGGcgattgttaacaatttcaGCGTATGATGAATGCAGCCTTTcaggcatatatatatgtctgTTTGACGTATGTGCCCCCAGATTAGTTCTTTCTGTTAAAGTTTTGTTCATTATGCGATTAAGCTCTGTCCGCGCTGCGATCATTGTATGTCCTTTCCGTGCCACCCTAACCATACGAAGAATATGCCAAAAAGGCACACCCGTATGACACGACATTTTTAACCGTCAGAGTACAGAATGAGAAAATGAAAGCTCCTCCTGAAATTGATTTGTTGCCCCCAAAGGGAGGCATCGAACAAGGAAACCATCCACcctgtttgaaaaaaaaaaacagcaaaattACTTCgtatttgaaaaatgaatcacAAATTAATGTACTCTTATCAAaacttaaagaaaaaaatggagtaaattttttaaaaaataatcaacgTGGGAAGTTCTCCCTTAAtcaggacaaaaaaaaagaggtcaCCCTTAGCAACCACTTGTCTAACTTGTCCTACACCCAACCAGGTGAAAAAGgcataaatgtaaaaaagggggaaatatacatgcatagGAAGTACACAAATCAACGAGAAGACAACACACCTATGTCATCACCaccagggaaaaaaaaaagaacagagAAATCTACTCTCCTGCACAGATTAGTAACACTTACTCCTGGGgaagaaacacaaaaagagGACGCACACGTTAACAGCCACACAggagaagtaaaaaagaatgacatTCTTTccgtgggaaaaaaaataattacaaatgaatataaaatttgcaaaatgagggccaaaaaatatagcacCTTGAAATACAACATATTTGTTAAGGGActcaaaaatgtagacaaCGCGACAGAGGGAAGAAACACTTCTTTTCCAAGCGAGGAACCCATTATGATCAATAACAACGTgaatagtaaaaaaagtcAACATGCAGAAAACAATGAAAAGTTCTACTGTGACGATTTGCTGCAAATATACGAACATAGATACCTTCgccatatttttaaaaacatcaaAAATGTACCTTCTCACAAGGGAATAAAAACGATTAGTAATGCAGCTTACGTGCAAGGTCAAAATCCGTGTAACTCAGGAGAGCACCAGTTAAGCAACGGGACAAAGGACAATAACCTGGACAAATCAGAAGCTGGAATTAACGATCATCATAGTAGGAATCATATACACAATCGTGATGACGGAAAATATGGCAAGAATACCGTTTTGAAGAGGAacttaaatgaagaaagcaCCCCTCCTGGAAATTTCACACATTCTCGTCATTACAGTTCGTGTGATGCCAACGGGGTTAATAATGCTAATGTAAAAAGTAGCACCGCGGATGATGCTGTCAGCCAGCTCGGCAGTGCCCTCGTCAAAGGTGACAATGCGACTGAGTTGACTGAACAAAATAGGCACTTTTACTCCAGACACATAAAGGACACCCGTAGGAGCGACAATtttgggggagaaaaaataccaaATGATCGTCAGCCCGACTCTAGAGAAATGGGGAACAGTTGGGGGCAGAAcacggaaaaggaaaataaaaataatctgAACTATTCGAAAGTTCGCAAACATAGTTATAAAGACGCGTCTCAAATTgagcttcttcaaaatgggatacacaaaaaaatcgaaacGTTAAGTAGTGCGAACTGTGAAAGGGGAGAATCCCTTGTGGCACCCCTAACACGAAACAAACCTGAAAAGAGTGGGAACTCCTGGGAAGAAGACGACAATCCAACATGCCTCCTACCCAACATCAtacaggcaaaaaaggaaggagaggAGAAAATCCAAAACGGCCCCAACGCAACGGAAAAactcattaaaaatatcctaattaaggaattaaaaaatgaaatctATTATAGCAttatcaaaatggaaggagatggagaaggtgaagaagacggagaagttgaagaagatgaagaagatggAGAAGATGGAGAAGTTGGAGAAGATGgggaaggtgaagaagatggagaaaatgaagaagttgaagaagttgaagaagatgaagaagttgaagaagatgaagaagttgaagaagatgaagatgGAGAAGATGGAAAAGATGGAGAAGTTGAAGAAGAtggagaaaatggaaaagatgGAGAAGTTGAAGAAGATAGAAAAGATGgggaaggtgaagaagatgGAGAAGATGTAGAAGTTGGAAAAGATGGAAAAGATGGAGAAGTTGAAGAAGATGGAGAAGATGGAGAAGTATCCCGCAAATATAAACGTAGACAATCACGAAAAGGGACAACCTACAAATTGGGGAGTAACAATCGGTTTGAAACACCCAGGCGCGGAAACCACCTCTTTGAGAGCTCCCCTCCCTCCTTTAAACTTAACACTTCTAGCAGTGATAAACACGAAACGACCGACACACAAAACATACCTGAAACGGAGGCCATCGATGAAAAGCCCCTCAAAAGGGACAACAAAGTGGAACACAagggtaaacaaaaaaaggtattaAAACAAGAAGGCAATAAAATACCACTAAgtgctagccaaaaaaaaagcgaaaatgaagaaaaaacgggaaataaaaactgtGCAAACTTAAAGAAAGTAGACATTaatagggaagaaaaacaaatcaaCCTTTTGAAAAGTAGTACAACTAATGGACATGTtccaaatgaggaaaaacgTCAACTTAGAGATGCCCCTAAAAGCACAACAAATGTAAGAACCCCCAAATTGGTCATCCACAAAATCGATAGGGAAAATTCGAAGGAATACATTtccataaaaattgaaaataaaccGAGCGCAatcaaaaaatgcacactgGAAAAAACCAGCAAGGTGGAAAAACCAAatagagagaaaaaaaaagtacatagtGGCAAGAGGGGACTTACGCAAAGCTTGACACCGGAAGGTGCACAAAAGAGCGCGGTTAAGCAAAGTACTGACGATCGGTGGGGTGGTGCCAAAAGGAGTAGCAGCACGGAGGGAAAATCAAAGTGCGCTCAAAATTGTGCGCCAACCCCACCACCAAATTGCCCACCAAATGAGCCAAATTCCGCACCCACGTGGACCACTTGGCGCGCCCGTCTATTTCCCCTCTTTCGAATTCAGAAGAATCGAATTTACGCAGATAAAAACAGTAGAGAATACACCACCTTGACGGACCACATAAACGACattatttgcaaaatatttaagACGCAAAAGAGACTCCTCATTTTTCATACCATCGTCTACTCCGTGAATGTCCTACTTTTTTATGCCTTACTACAGAGGGACTTACTGATCAATCAGGAGAGTAGCAGCAACACAAAAGGAATACTGTGTATTCTCTATATCCTCATTGCAGAATTGTACAtactatttttaaacaacgctttttatttttttttcaaaaatcaGATCAAAaacgtcattttttccctagaCAGGGTTAATTTAATACATATCATGAGCAAACTATTTCCACAgtactcctccttttttaagaagcaATTTTCCgtgcatgaaaaaaatggaaattcaTTTTGCAACGAGTTGGAAGGTCACCAAAGGGGGAGACACAATGAGAAAGCTTTAACAGCCGCGGAGCACTTTTCGAATGCGTATAACAATTGGtccattcaaaaaaaaaaaaaattctctgtACGATTTGCGGACGATGAAATACTTGACAACCCCCAAAATGGCCATCACAATGTGACAAACCCAAAAAATGATCAGGCGCGATATGCACACCACAGCGGAGAAGgtaacacgaaaaaaaatgcaccgATGATGGATGGGGAAAACTTAGTTCTTTTACGAAGCATGAGAGGAGCTTTCACTCATTCGCCTTTTAAAGCGTCTAACGCGAGCCCGTATGGAACAGATTCGAAACAAACACAACCGGGTAACAGTTTAACAGGACAAGGAAATTATCCGCGTTCATTTGAACAAGCTggacaaaatgacaaaataaaatactccgccttgggggaagcacaaacGAATAAGTCTAcagagaatgaaaaaataaccaaTCTCACAGTTTTCATactaaatgaacaaaaaaaaagcattccgaatcgattttttttttaaaattaagaaaatacTTCAACTtgctaataattttgtttgcTTCTTTGCTAATACACACCACCATctttcgtgaaaaaaaagatccaTTCCATTTCCACGTAAAAGccaatctgttttttttttttttcgtatctTTTATCATTCTCCTCCAAGTTCTCATTTCCATAATGGCAGAAATtgaggaaatttttattcagaaaatgaaaatctttttaaacaaaaggGTTACATTTTTGGATTATCAGTTGGCTATGTATCTCGGTCTGCAATATTAGTTTATCCGAGTGACGTGGCGGTTCTTCCCGTTGGGAGTGCAGCTGTGGAGGCACATCATCAGACGTGGCAACGCGGCATTGCGACATCGCGGCATCGCGGCATCGCGGCATCGCGGAAGCGTTCCTCGCAACTTCATAGCGGGGAATAAAGTAACGAAGATGCAGAAGGAGTGTGTAAGCATAAGGACCAGGGGACCGCTTCCGAAATTGTCAAGCGGATGCTAACCGTGTTGGGGGAAGCATCTATTTGGGCAAGATgatcacaaaaaggagggcataaatatgtgtacgtacgtatgtatgtgtatgcaAGTGCGCACTCCCCTTGCCCCTCCGGCACAATTACTCGCACTTTCGCCCATATCACATCTAAACATTTTCGGGGGGGCCCCCTCCAACGAACCGCCCCCGCAGTTTTGAAGAACCTGTCACACACATGTTTCTGAAAGAATGAGGCGCATGGAGCGCAAAATGCATATGTACTTGTATACGCGCAAATGACGCGAAGATGCTGTTTTTaagttttcttcctttttttctttttttggtttcccatttttaggCATCTTCTCAATGTACTTGTACATCCCCTGGTTTATTCAtacttcccccattttttggcacACAGTTTATGAAGTGATACCTATCCGTTGCTTTTATTGCAAATGGcggataaattttttccctgtggAAATACGCAATAGCGATATTTTAGCTCTGCGAcgaagttaatttttttttttttcttttttttgtactttaaaaaaggttatttgcttatttaaaaaaaacacatgtgTACGATCTGatttgtgttcctttttttttgactgtTGAGAAAGGAAAGTATACGTGTTCACCTCTTAATTGTACAtgggcaaattttttttttttcccatttttgccattcTTTGTATGAGCCAATTTGCCCCACTGAGCGATGAAACGCCCTCTTGCGGCAGAACAACGCAGAATGCACGATTGGCTAAAATATCACCCATGTATGAATTAACATACAGGCGAAAAAGAGAATGCTGATTACGTGTGCTACCTCCCCTTTACCCCCTCTATGATAAgcagaaaacaaaaaaaaaaggaacgcattatttttttccaccccccttACGCAACAACTGGTACTGAATCATGtatatgccattttttaacatacTAACAAAAaacgctttattttttaagacaCCTCttggggcaaaaaataaaaaattatgcaactTTGTCAAATGTACAATTAGCACAAACTTGATAACGGAGAAAATAGAACCAAGACAGAACACACAACTGAAATTACAGCAAATTGACCGCTTAGATAACATCATACGTAGTGTGCAAGCGGAAGAAGCTGTAAATAAAGGTGCCTCCCTAACCATATACAGCCTGCCTAACAATTCCTCATTCATGCTAACTAGGAATGTATGCAAAGAAGATAATTTCAGAAAGGTGCTTTATTTTAAGTGGAAAGCCAGGAAGTCATATAAAAAGAGGGTTATGAATTTACCCTCCACTAAGTCACGAAGAAGATACGCACAAAAGAATAGGTGAGACGAGGGGAAGACAGATACAGCACTGTATAAACAATTCTAACTcggaaggaggggaaaactcCATTTCGGTGAGCTACACCCATGTGCAGTCGGCGATACGGACAAATTGGATATACTTACGGTTCATTGCCCCTGTTCCTAGAGGCATACTGCTCCACATAACTGcataaaaacaaagaagtttcattttaataactGCCAGTGTGTTAATAAGTCgttactataaaaaaaaaaaattttatttacccaCTCgaatgcatatgcatatgtgcaccACTTACACTTATTTGTAGGAcgttctttttaaaagatcTTTCACGTTGTGTAAATAATGCAGAACATATACACATTCGCGTTTGTGCTTCATTAATAAGCAGGAACGAACCATAAcccatgcatgtatgtacacgcGCATGGTGATGCAAATacgcataaaaaataacaataaacTATAAAAGCAATaaagttaatttttaaaatatttttggtaAAGCATGAATATGCCATGACACGACCTTTCTGATAGACACACatcgaaaaaaagggtgttTCTCAGAAAAGCTAGATTCAGATTGGTTGGCCAAATGGCCGCCTTTCCGATAAGTGATTAGacttaatattatatattgcacgttatacacatatataatatttccaCACATTCTAGTGCGTGTTTAATGAATGGCGCGTCTTCCCTATCGAtcgctccttttttatcttcaaaatatttgcaaaaatgcacCACACGCTCAATTTAATTCGTACATACGTATTTTGCGTTATGTTGCCAACTTTTGTGAGAATGCGATACGCACTACATCCGTGCTGATGCGATACCACTTCTCTGGATAAGCCGCACCTTTTGTTGGCTTCAAGCTGTTTGCTTCTTTGCCAAATGGAAGCCTATCCACTCATCACCACTTCCTACCACTCATCACCACTTCCTACCACTTATCACCACTTCCTACCACTCATCACCACTTCCTACCACTTATCACCACTTCCTACCACTCATCGCAACTGCTTACCACCTCGCACCCCCGCtaaaaagaaagggaacTCATCTTGGAGCGCATGGGGATGTAGTATAGAAAATCGAAAATGCTGAACCCCTTTATAATCCTCTTCACGATTAAGTCATATTCTTTCTTTGAAGACTCGTATATATTCGCGTGTCGCCCGTTcttaaatatgtaaatatttttgaggGGCAATAATCTATTTTCCTTCACCTCTTGGGATAGTATATTCAGCAGGGAAATGTTATCATTGAAGGAGTGCAAAATGTATATGTTCGCAGGGTTGATGTTATTCTCATTAACCAATTTGTTGAAGTCGAAATCGTACAGGTGTCCCTTCAGTTGGTTGTTCAGTAaccacataaaaaaggaaataaaataactcaACACTGTCTTCTTGTCATACAAATTATTCATGTCAACATtgcctttcattttttcttcatttatttttttctggatATCATGGATATTAAAATGAATGTTAATTGTTCTGTGAAGATTCAATATGGGGGAGTCAAATATGTACTTGTCTATATAAATAACGTCCtcctctgcattttttttctcactgtTGTACGGAATAATATTGTTGATAAATTTCTGCTTAGACTTgctaacaattttgtttttataatgtttGGACAGAAGCAAAACAAGAAGGTTGGTCGACGATTGTGTGTACACATTTACATCATTTAATGCCATTTTATCTTtgaaatatgttaaaatgttGTATATATCTTCTACTCCCTTTTCGTTGAAGCTTTTCATATCtggaataaatatattcgtATCATGATgcacatttaatttttttaaaatatttaaaaagaataaacatGCTTGCCTATTGCTATTATATCCATGTAGCAGTAAAAATAacttgttgctttttttgtttgactTAATTAACcaaccttttatttttctcccactGGGTATTTCCACCTCTTCGTACTTCAAATTGTACATAGCGGGTGAGGCATTTTCAGACAAATTGTAATTGTTCAACACATAGGGATCGTTAATTTGCGACACTAAGGTGTCGCAATTAATGTTTATCAAAtatagaaggaaaaaaatgaaatacttttttaaaaacacatttttgatgtataaaaatagctTATTAATAACATCGTGGAATGTTTTGTTCAGTATATCCTTACTCGTGTTtaaacatttaaatatttcactTTTCATTATCTGGGTGTTTGAGTCATACAAGGCATCttgtatgtatttataacACTTGTTCTTCTTGCCATTCTTCTCAATGTACNaaaaaaaatagttatttaatttgtttccttttctgtaTAGTACTGAAAGTCTGCTTTTTAGCGCCCTGTTAATGTCAAATATGGCTGAATcatttgtgtatattttaacaccgaaattttcctcaaaaaaaaatatcactaAACAAAAAAGTATGACCAATAATTTCATCTTCCAAAGAGAATTTTCGAACAAAcagacaggaaaaaaaaaaactacaaatTTTAGTCACACATGTAACccaaaaccaaaaaaaaaaaaaaaaaaaaaaaaaaagaattaacaGGTAGCGTTACGTTATACAATCTTTCCTTTCACTCATGCGAAGTTAGAAAAACTGGAGAAAGCATACTTGTCAAAAGAATTCATTTTACGAAAAGCATCctgtattatttttcttgcaaCAAAAGAGCGTGGgaatggaaaagaaagacAATAAAGTTTGCAACTGCTATTATCATCAtaaacaataataaaaaggtgaaggTGTAGTTGCAGGAGGGAGGGTCATAAAAATAGGCTAATACGTTTCAAGCGATATGTTCCCGCATTTTCACAAGTGTTCGCATGTACATAGGTAGGCTCATACGTAAACGCGCAAAAGGTGTAAAACTGGTtaaaaggcacaaaaaggCGAGCGTTCACACGTGACATACGgggtgtacataaaaatgcacGCAAACATATGCTTTGCGCGTACTCACATTACCACACGCGTAGGCACAGGCACGTAGGCAAGCACACGGCTTTATACGCTCACGTACGCCATAAGGGGCACAGTATTCGTGAACCATCAAAAGGTACACGCATACTTATGACAAGTTATTCTGAACAAACAGGTTGGCTTTCTTCCGCGTGTGTGGGGGGATAAGCTTAATTACTTGCGTTCAGTTATattagagaaaaataaaaagaaaatacacTTTAAGggatgtataaaaaaaaagaaaagaaaatatagtGAATAAATAAACGCACAATATCGTAATATGGCATTGGTACGActaaatttatttcactgaatgtttttcaattaaaaataaaaatgaaacaaatgttaagaaaaaaaaaaaaaagagattgATTGCAAACTGTAATCATTTAAACCATTTTTAGGTAACCATTTAAGcttctttaaaaaggaatgtgCATACGCGTGAATCAGaacttttttaatgtaa
This genomic stretch from Plasmodium cynomolgi strain B DNA, chromosome 14, whole genome shotgun sequence harbors:
- a CDS encoding hypothetical protein (putative); the encoded protein is MRAKKYSTLKYNIFVKGLKNVDNATEGRNTSFPSEEPIMINNNVNSKKSQHAENNEKFYCDDLLQIYEHRYLRHIFKNIKNVPSHKGIKTISNAAYVQGQNPCNSGEHQLSNGTKDNNLDKSEAGINDHHSRNHIHNRDDGKYGKNTVLKRNLNEESTPPGNFTHSRHYSSCDANGVNNANVKSSTADDAVSQLGSALVKGDNATELTEQNRHFYSRHIKDTRRSDNFGGEKIPNDRQPDSREMGNSWGQNTEKENKNNLNYSKVRKHSYKDASQIELLQNGIHKKIETLSSANCERGESLVAPLTRNKPEKSGNSWEEDDNPTCLLPNIIQAKKEGEEKIQNGPNATEKLIKNILIKELKNEIYYSIIKMEGDGEGEEDGEVEEDEEDGEDGEVGEDGEGEEDGENEEVEEVEEDEEVEEDEEVEEDEDGEDGKDGEVEEDGENGKDGEVEEDRKDGEGEEDGEDVEVGKDGKDGEVEEDGEDGEVSRKYKRRQSRKGTTYKLGSNNRFETPRRGNHLFESSPPSFKLNTSSSDKHETTDTQNIPETEAIDEKPLKRDNKVEHKGKQKKVLKQEGNKIPLSASQKKSENEEKTGNKNCANLKKVDINREEKQINLLKSSTTNGHVPNEEKRQLRDAPKSTTNVRTPKLVIHKIDRENSKEYISIKIENKPSAIKKCTLEKTSKKNRIYADKNSREYTTLTDHINDIICKIFKTQKRLLIFHTIVYSVNVLLFYALLQRDLLINQESSSNTKGILCILYILIAELYILFLNNAFYFFFKNQIKNVIFSLDRVNLIHIMSKLFPQYSSFFKKQFSVHEKNGNSFCNELEGHQRGRHNEKALTAAEHFSNAYNNWSIQKKKKFSVRFADDEILDNPQNGHHNVTNPKNDQARYAHHSGEGNTKKNAPMMDGENLVLLRSMRGAFTHSPFKASNASPYGTDSKQTQPGNSLTGQGNYPRSFEQAGQNDKIKYSALGEAQTNKSTENEKITNLTVFILNEQKKSIPNRFFF
- a CDS encoding hypothetical protein (putative), coding for TPLGAKNKKLCNFVKCTISTNLITEKIEPRQNTQLKLQQIDRLDNIIRSVQAEEAVNKGASLTIYSLPNNSSFMLTRNVCKEDNFRKVLYFKWKARKSYKKRVMNLPSTKSRRRYAQKNR
- a CDS encoding hypothetical protein (putative) — encoded protein: MKLLVILFCLVIFFFEENFGVKIYTNDSAIFDINRALKSRLSVLYRKGNKLNNYFFXYIEKNGKKNKCYKYIQDALYDSNTQIMKSEIFKCLNTSKDILNKTFHDVINKLFLYIKNVFLKKYFIFFLLYLININCDTLVSQINDPYVLNNYNLSENASPAMYNLKYEEVEIPSGRKIKGWLIKSNKKSNKLFLLLHGYNSNRQACLFFLNILKKLNVHHDTNIFIPDMKSFNEKGVEDIYNILTYFKDKMALNDVNVYTQSSTNLLVLLLSKHYKNKIVSKSKQKFINNIIPYNSEKKNAEEDVIYIDKYIFDSPILNLHRTINIHFNIHDIQKKINEEKMKGNVDMNNLYDKKTVLSYFISFFMWLLNNQLKGHLYDFDFNKLVNENNINPANIYILHSFNDNISLLNILSQEVKENRLLPLKNIYIFKNGRHANIYESSKKEYDLIVKRIIKGFSIFDFLYYIPMRSKM